AAGCGGTTAACGATCGCTAGGCGATTAGAGACTGAAACTTTTAACGCaaacattccatagatgagtggCTCCGAATTTGAGCTATTTAGTCCTAGCTATGGACAATTAAGGTAACAGCCATTAAGCTACGCCAAAGGCCATCAAGCAGCTTGAACAATAAACTGGATAACCAAAAGAATGATTGATGAAACATCAAACCTTTTCAAGATTTTATCTTCAGCTAGTAGAGCAGTAGCTTAATGAATAAACCTCTTAGAACAAAGAAAGAACATATtacaagttataattaaaaaacttgcTTTGTAAGAGTATAAGTAGTTGAGCAATATTACGACAGGCGCAAGTTTTCAAGCGATACAAAGATATATCAACAAAACTTTGTTACTTCATGACGGACATAATAAGTATCTTTCTACTTACCGCTGTTTGAAAGATACATACAATCTTTTTATACGACtggtttttattgaatattcgTATGAGTTGTTCTAGTTAACTTTTAAACAGGTTTTTTTGGTTGTATTTTACTCCGagccaaataattgttttaaagtatttggAAAATAAATCCTAAAATCCTAGAGTTCTATGAGAGGTGGGTAGATTTTATTACTCTCAAGTTCTCTGATTAGCAGgttaaaacaaacaactgtAATCAGGTCAAGATATTGTAGTAACACATAAGGTCTTTTAAgtaagaaaataacattttcggTACTACTAAACTCGGttatttgttcatattttaaattatgagtTTTGAGTTAAGAAAAAATGAGATTATACTCGTATGTACTCATAAATACTTATACCTACTCCTGGTCGACTAATActattcaatattaaacaatCCCAAATTTCGCCATGTAACTCACAAAAAcacgaaaagaaaataaaataataacaattatggAACTAgtacaaaaattattttatctcttACATCGCTTGAGTAAAATCCGCTTACgacattaaattagtttttttttataacaatgttaaCAAGGAACTATCAGACAATACTTCGAGCATTAAAATCATTTCTTTTTCCTTTTGTTATTGTCTCTGGTCTCGTGGAAACTTATTTTCTGTCTCTGACATCGAAACAGGACAATAAAAAAGCTTAAGGAAATAATTCTTTATGAACAAAATGAACCGTTAAAGTATAAATCGTAATACGAAGcggaatttaattaaattgtgacgaaattgtttcattctaaTGTTTTTATATGCCTCTGTAAACGTCAAATTTATATATACGTATATAGACTATTGCTACCAACTGTTAAGCATAGGCTTCTTCAAGTCCCTACCAATAGACACTTCGGAAGGTCCGGTTTTATACAAACCacagtaaaacataaaaaagccCAGTGAGTCTACGAAGTTTTTCTATCTATAAAAACCATAAAAAGACAACTATTTTGTTTTCTGGCACCGCTTCCCATAACATATTCCAATGCAAATTCCTAGCAGAGAACTTCAAGCAACACATAAGTAATACCTATAATCATGTGCTCAAATATgctaatgttgtattttttgttcCAGGTAAAACAATGCCAAAATGGTTCAGTGATCGTGTCAGTGCCAAAGTGTAGTGCCAATATGGGTTGCACCCCGAGCATGCTTCTCGATCATAAAAGCCGTCGCCGCGACAGCACGGGGTCTCAGGAAGCTGCCCTGGCCAAGGTAGCTCCGACCCCGGTCTGCAACAAGGCAGTCCAAGCAGCCAAGGCTCCCAGAGCCTCGGTAGAATCCGATGGCTTCAGCATCCAACTCTCCAGCAAGAAAGACAGCTATGTCTCCCAAATGGGGAACAATTTTGCGACCCAGCTCCATATAAAGCGGATATCTGGTGAGTTGGAACttggtattttatttcagattcggtatcagtatccctttcttaacattctccattgacttttttttaatagagaactgacctctctacagatttattgtaattaagtatagataacctGCAACATTGTTTTAACACTCGTTTTCGTCACTGTCTAGCCATATTATGTACATTCCttactttaaagttaaagtAATACACACAATTTTGTAATGCTAGGCATTATTTATTTgcacaacaatattttaagtacacaaataaattagtgattataacattttattagtacAAACTTACACCGGTGGTACGGGAGGCTTCAAACTTTTAGTTTTATCCAAATTTAATTTCACGATCTCGGCAACTACTTCTTGCATACTATTGTCCTTTTGGCATTTCTTAACATCTTTGAAAGGGCAGTATTCTGCTTTTTTATACTCAGCTACCTTTAGCAGGATTTGCTTTAGGTCGTCTTTGTGGACAGGAACTGGCACTTGGTACTGACTCCAACTATCAATGTGGTACCATGATGAATCTGGTTTCCCCAAACCTTTGTTATGCTTCTTTTTGCCatatattgttttcatttctaTTAGAGCACAGAGCAACAGGcactgtaaaaaaatgttatacttgGTTATTACTTTGCCCTTGGATTTCATATGTACAAATGTTCAGATgtagtttaatttgaaaaatataaatctaaagaTTTATAGCTATCGCAAACACAAATAACTACATAGGTTATCTATCTCCCAACCGTGCGCCGAATCGTCAGGATATACagtatacataaaattttatagcgtttaatcattttaacaaaaataataaatcacacAGTCTCCAGTAAATTGAATATGAATAgctctataataaaataataataataaatttaatccattactgtcccactgctgggcaagggtctcctcccgtaatgagggagggtgtaggccttgagtccaccacgctggccaagtgcgggttggggactttgcatgccctcaataaatgtattaaacaaattttaggcatgcaaggtttcctcacgatgttttccttcaccgttggagcatgtgataattatatctaatacacacataacttggaaaagtcattggtgtgttgcctcgggttcgaacctgcgaccacttgcgtgggaggtgtcaacttataccactcggctatcactgctctctcTAATAGCTCTATACTgaaatatacctatgtacttatatttattactgttttaaatgtataaattgcGTACCCACACGAATATCTTCATTTTCAGATTTCAAGTAACAAAGTGTTGTAAAACGACGATTTGTAAAATcgttcaattataaaaaaaatacaatcagcAATAATACGGAAATTATtcgtacaattatttaattttatgcttaatttaataaacacgCGATTAATTgatttgatacattttatgattttacattaatattgtgaaaaatattctgcatcgtttttttattttatctaattgAGTGAGACTTATTGGTTTGGTAAATTGctggtatttttatataagaatttccaatttaaattgttttcgaCATATTTGGGTaggtttatttagttttaaaagtaaattaatggtatagataataatattttacttggCCTAAGACTTTCTGTATGCAGaacgaaatgaaaaatattattattgtagaattatttttaaaaaaaatactataagaGAATTGTTTAAGATTAAACAGTAACCATATTAAGCTATGTAATATAGGTATCTTGTCAGCATACATAGAAATAGTTTCCATCACTGACGAACCATTAATCTCCATCAATTCCTAACAAATACATGTTCTATGTAAATCAGGCCCAGAAATTATAGAAACCGGGTTATCTCACCATTAATCTCAATACAATTATCCCAGTTAtatagtcctacaacttagTAATGAGCGTTGTATGTAAGGTACGGCCGAAGGGG
The sequence above is drawn from the Anticarsia gemmatalis isolate Benzon Research Colony breed Stoneville strain chromosome 17, ilAntGemm2 primary, whole genome shotgun sequence genome and encodes:
- the LOC142980133 gene encoding uncharacterized protein LOC142980133, whose protein sequence is MKIFVWCLLLCALIEMKTIYGKKKHNKGLGKPDSSWYHIDSWSQYQVPVPVHKDDLKQILLKVAEYKKAEYCPFKDVKKCQKDNSMQEVVAEIVKLNLDKTKSLKPPVPPV